The following proteins are encoded in a genomic region of Reichenbachiella sp.:
- a CDS encoding TerB family tellurite resistance protein yields the protein MAETLTRSIESQIEHTKSERRKNRLNAYELGTELLFKSKKDLDELKGMIGAEDVRYQSIANLLAAEVLQCGIDYFKAMKDNSDFSEASSLEILNSAKEISTDAQIQKRIQDNIEGIGDWVSNQALRDSQNNIYDFNKILLKTAFSFMTCDGHIAPNEVALIRKMAEEDHAFGEIDIDTELDFLIEVINTMGMGFLKDYFKVLKNAQLKQEQELKLVEMAINTLYADGKVDYNEVKFFRIFRSLLSVTDKQITDLNPHLPEEFIESDIFSHSYLGQLFDDYFEKAEIPTFEKLSEQKRTDYVDPEKYKG from the coding sequence ATGGCTGAAACATTGACCAGATCGATTGAATCTCAAATAGAGCACACCAAAAGTGAGCGAAGAAAAAATAGATTAAATGCCTATGAACTAGGTACTGAACTTCTTTTTAAATCTAAGAAGGACTTGGATGAGCTTAAAGGGATGATTGGAGCAGAGGATGTTCGATATCAGTCTATTGCTAATCTATTGGCTGCCGAGGTACTGCAGTGTGGTATTGATTATTTCAAGGCCATGAAGGATAACTCAGATTTTTCTGAGGCCAGCTCATTGGAAATTTTGAATAGTGCTAAAGAGATTTCTACGGATGCACAGATACAAAAACGGATTCAAGATAATATAGAAGGAATAGGTGACTGGGTAAGCAATCAGGCGCTTAGAGATAGCCAAAATAATATCTATGACTTCAATAAAATCTTATTGAAAACAGCCTTCTCTTTTATGACCTGTGACGGTCATATTGCTCCCAATGAAGTTGCATTGATCAGGAAAATGGCTGAAGAAGATCATGCCTTTGGTGAAATTGATATAGATACCGAATTGGATTTTCTAATAGAGGTCATCAACACCATGGGGATGGGTTTTCTTAAGGATTATTTCAAGGTGTTGAAAAATGCTCAGCTAAAACAAGAGCAGGAACTGAAGTTGGTGGAAATGGCGATCAATACGCTCTATGCAGATGGCAAGGTGGATTATAATGAAGTTAAGTTTTTTAGAATCTTCCGATCGTTGCTCAGTGTTACAGATAAGCAAATCACGGATTTAAATCCGCATTTGCCCGAAGAGTTTATTGAAAGTGACATATTCAGTCACTCTTACCTGGGTCAGTTGTTTGATGACTATTTTGAAAAGGCTGAGATTCCTACTTTTGAAAAACTGTCAGAGCAAAAAAGAACTGACTACGTGGACCCAGAAAAATATAAGGGATAA
- a CDS encoding 1-aminocyclopropane-1-carboxylate deaminase/D-cysteine desulfhydrase, with protein MFELDNPTSLQQISLPIFSENKVEVLMKREDLIDSEISGNKWRKLKYNLLEAQDQGYSTILTFGGAYSNHIAATAAACKRYGFKSIGIIRGDELNAQSNTTLEQAAANGMDLQFISRAAYQNRSDVTWLQTLTKKHEAFIVPEGGTNALALRGVQELVDEITVDFDTILCPVGTGGTFSGIVNGIKDHQRAIGISSLKGAKYLEDLIGELTTASSSWELIHDYHFGGYAKFDSHLIKFINQFYLETQIPLDPIYTGKMMYGLIDMLKKGKIPSSSRLICVHTGGLQGIIGFNQLHNDLLKI; from the coding sequence ATGTTTGAATTAGACAACCCTACGTCACTACAGCAAATCTCACTTCCTATTTTTTCTGAGAACAAAGTAGAAGTATTGATGAAGCGTGAGGATCTAATCGATTCGGAGATTTCAGGTAACAAATGGCGTAAGCTAAAATACAACCTATTAGAAGCTCAAGACCAAGGCTACTCAACCATACTAACATTTGGCGGCGCCTATTCTAATCACATAGCTGCTACTGCAGCTGCATGCAAAAGGTATGGTTTTAAGTCTATCGGTATTATTAGAGGTGATGAGTTAAATGCTCAGTCCAATACTACCTTGGAGCAAGCAGCAGCCAATGGAATGGACTTACAATTTATATCCAGAGCAGCATATCAAAACAGAAGCGATGTAACCTGGCTCCAAACATTAACGAAAAAACATGAGGCCTTTATAGTTCCCGAAGGAGGTACCAATGCTTTGGCACTTAGAGGAGTACAAGAACTGGTCGATGAAATTACAGTTGATTTTGACACAATACTATGTCCTGTGGGTACTGGAGGCACTTTTTCCGGTATCGTCAATGGCATCAAAGATCATCAAAGAGCCATTGGAATCAGCAGCTTAAAAGGTGCCAAATATCTTGAGGATCTAATTGGTGAATTGACAACTGCTTCTTCATCTTGGGAGCTCATTCATGATTATCACTTTGGGGGTTATGCCAAATTCGATAGTCATCTTATTAAATTTATAAACCAGTTTTACCTTGAAACTCAAATTCCTCTGGATCCTATCTATACCGGAAAAATGATGTACGGGCTGATTGATATGTTGAAAAAAGGAAAAATACCCAGTAGCAGTAGACTCATTTGCGTACACACGGGAGGTTTACAAGGTATTATTGGGTTCAACCAACTGCACAACGATTTGCTCAAAATATGA
- a CDS encoding HAMP domain-containing sensor histidine kinase: MKKKALSVHAKYTIGGVLFGLSFPVFSQFIDAWLNNIDYSLANIMLLHQQNVIHYVVDTAPLVLGVAGYLLGATHQKKNNINNRLRKINESLDTLTYKITHDLRGPALNIKNLSEILRTNPGQLPEDKKTEVINRINESIDTWLLTFEDFMTLLKHEKSGELEKKECSLERIAENVKQELANDIEKSHATINLKFDQAPTAYASEAYLNSIIKNLLSNAIKYAHPERKPEINISSEQKFNQVQITFEDNGSGIDLKTHGDKMFTLFERFSDKPNIQGSGIGLYLVKEQIEKNNGNIEVKSIPNEGTIFTIHLPITT; the protein is encoded by the coding sequence ATGAAAAAGAAAGCCCTTTCTGTGCATGCGAAATACACGATAGGAGGAGTCTTATTTGGACTCTCCTTTCCGGTATTTTCTCAGTTCATAGATGCTTGGCTAAATAACATCGACTATTCATTAGCTAACATTATGCTTCTACATCAACAGAATGTTATTCACTATGTAGTGGACACAGCTCCGCTGGTATTGGGAGTGGCAGGCTATCTATTAGGAGCCACGCATCAAAAAAAGAATAATATTAATAATCGTCTTAGAAAGATCAATGAATCACTAGATACCCTTACTTATAAGATAACCCACGATTTAAGAGGCCCAGCACTTAATATTAAAAACCTATCCGAAATCTTAAGAACCAATCCGGGTCAATTGCCCGAAGATAAAAAGACAGAAGTCATAAATAGAATTAATGAATCCATAGATACCTGGCTCCTTACATTCGAAGATTTTATGACCCTTTTGAAGCACGAAAAATCCGGTGAGCTTGAAAAGAAAGAATGCAGCCTGGAACGCATTGCAGAAAATGTTAAACAAGAATTGGCCAACGACATAGAAAAATCACACGCCACAATCAACTTGAAATTTGACCAGGCACCTACGGCATATGCTTCTGAGGCCTACCTCAATAGTATAATTAAAAACCTGTTGTCCAATGCTATCAAATATGCGCACCCGGAGCGCAAACCGGAGATTAATATTTCTTCAGAACAAAAGTTTAATCAGGTCCAAATTACGTTCGAAGACAATGGTTCTGGCATTGACCTAAAAACTCACGGGGACAAAATGTTCACCCTTTTCGAACGATTTAGCGATAAACCCAACATTCAAGGGTCAGGAATAGGACTTTATTTAGTAAAAGAACAAATAGAAAAAAATAATGGTAACATAGAAGTTAAAAGTATTCCTAACGAAGGCACTATATTTACTATCCACTTACCTATTACCACTTAA
- a CDS encoding response regulator has protein sequence MIDINVISNILLVDDDPTSLFLQQHLLTDVCNFKGQVHECHNGKMALDYIENKGEFASNGTTYPKPELILLDINMPVMNGFEFLDAYKVLPKDLRGGIVISMLTSSLNKLDKDKAEKYHDVSDFITKPITKEHLLDIVEKHFGKQMKS, from the coding sequence ATGATTGACATTAACGTAATATCGAATATCTTATTAGTAGACGACGATCCTACTTCCCTCTTTCTTCAACAGCATTTGTTGACCGATGTATGCAATTTCAAAGGTCAGGTACATGAATGCCATAATGGGAAAATGGCCTTAGATTATATAGAAAACAAGGGAGAGTTTGCTTCCAACGGCACCACTTACCCCAAACCTGAATTGATTCTTTTAGATATTAATATGCCCGTAATGAACGGGTTTGAATTTTTAGATGCCTACAAAGTTCTACCAAAGGATTTGAGAGGAGGAATTGTTATCTCTATGCTGACAAGCTCGCTCAATAAGCTAGATAAAGATAAGGCCGAAAAGTATCACGATGTTTCTGACTTTATTACAAAGCCAATCACCAAAGAGCACCTTCTAGATATCGTAGAAAAGCACTTCGGAAAACAAATGAAGTCTTAA